The following is a genomic window from Terriglobales bacterium.
GTGTCGGAGATCTCGCCGACCGTGCAGTAGGCCTCGACGGCGGCGACGATGCGCGGCATCAGGTTGTCGCCCGAGCGGGCGGCGTCTTCGACAGCCTTGAGCGCGGACTCCCACGTCTGCTTGTCGCGGCGCGCGCGCAGCGCCTGCAAGCGCTCCACCTGCTTGCGCTCGAGATCCGGATCGTGCTGGAACGTCGGCACGGACTTCTCTTCCTCGACCTCGAAGCGGTTCACGCCGACGACGACGGCTTCGGCGCGGTCCACGGCCTGCTGGTAGTCGTAGGCGGCGTTCTGGATCTCCTGCTGCACGTAGCCGCGCTCGATGGCCTTCAGCATCCCGCCCAGGTCGCGAATCTTTTCGAGGTACGCCTGCGCGCGGCGCTCGAGCTCGTCGGTGAGCGACTCGATGTAGTAGGAGCCGGCGACCGGGTCGACGGTGTTGGGCGCGCCCGATTCGTAGGCGATGATCTGCTGCGTGCGGAGCGCGACGCGCGCGGCTTCTTCGGTGGGCAGCGCGAGCGCTTCGTCGAAGGAGTTGGTGTGCAGCGACTGCGTGCCGCCCAGCACGGCGGCGAGTGCCTGGAGCGCGGTGCGGACGATGTTGTTCTCGGGCTGCTGCGCGGTGAGCGTGGAGCCGGCGGTCTGGGTATGGAAGCGCAGCATCCAGGAGCGCGGGCTTTTCGCACGGAAATGATCCCGCATGATTCCAGCCCACATGCGGCGGGCGGCCCGGAACTTGGCGACTTCCTCGAGGAAGTTGTTGTGCGCGTTGAAGAAGAAGCTGAGGCGGCCGGCGAACTTGTCG
Proteins encoded in this region:
- a CDS encoding methylmalonyl-CoA mutase family protein; the encoded protein is MSHKPKATEAAVETSSHIEVKPLYGPAELSGWDYDAQAGYPGQPPYTRGVQPTMYRGRPWTMRQYAGMGDAEESNKRYRYLLAHGTTGLSVAFDLPTQIGMDSDAPLAMGEVGKVGVAIDSIGDMERLFAQIPLDKISTSMTINATASILLALYIAVAKRAQLDPRKLSGTVQNDILKEYIARGTYIYPIEHAMRIVTDIFAYTAEHVPEWNSISISGYHMREAGSTAVQEVAFTLANGMTYVQAALDRGLDVDKFAGRLSFFFNAHNNFLEEVAKFRAARRMWAGIMRDHFRAKSPRSWMLRFHTQTAGSTLTAQQPENNIVRTALQALAAVLGGTQSLHTNSFDEALALPTEEAARVALRTQQIIAYESGAPNTVDPVAGSYYIESLTDELERRAQAYLEKIRDLGGMLKAIERGYVQQEIQNAAYDYQQAVDRAEAVVVGVNRFEVEEEKSVPTFQHDPDLERKQVERLQALRARRDKQTWESALKAVEDAARSGDNLMPRIVAAVEAYCTVGEISDTLRRVFGEYKETVVI